In Chitinophaga oryzae, the sequence GTTTCTCCGGCGCAAGGTCAAGTGAGGTACGGTCTTCCTGCGCAATATTTTTACTGGCAAACAATAATCCATACCCCTCCTGTGCCCGGCAAACCATCACAAGTGATACGAATAGGAGCAAAAAGACTGTATATCTGTACATAAGCTTCCTTACAAATCCTGTAAGTCTTTTTTTCAATAATTCAATTAAGATGCGGGATGACAGACCGGCTTTCAATAACGTGGCAAATTAAAGTCTAAACGCTAAAGTTTTTTGATATGGAAGTTAACTTTGCTTTAAGAAACTTCTCTAGTGTTAATTTAATAGATAAAACATGCATTTCATAATTTAATCAGGGCTTTTTTTTGACTTAATCGCCGCTGTTAATCCCCAATTAATCCGCCTGTTAACCTGCTGCTCCTTACTTGCAGGGTGATAATTAACTCCTGTTCATCAAACTACAGAATGTCACCATGAAAAGATGGTTATACATGCTATTGCTGTTGTCTTATGCCTACGGCAGTTCGGCACAATCCCTTCCGCTGAAGGGGCGGGTGCTGGATGAAGGTGGGCAACCGCTGCCGGGCGTAACGGTGAAAGTGCTGGGCACCTCGTCCGGTACCAGCACCGACCCCAAAGGCGATTTTTCACTGAACACCCCGGCCGGCGCCCGGCTGGTTTTCAGCTTCGTCGGCTATCGTCCGGACACCGTGCCGGTCGGTAATCAAACCTTTATCCAGGTGTCTCTGAAAACCAATGTGTCTTCCCTCAGTGATGTGGTGGTCGTAGGGTATGGCACCCAGAAAAAAGTAAACCTTACCGGCGCGGTGACCCAGGTGTCTGCCAAAGCGCTGGAGAACCGCCCGCTGCCCAACCTGAGCCAGGGGCTGCAGGGGGTGGTGCCCAACCTCAACCTCGTGCCCGGCGACGGTAAGCCTACACAGGCTCCTGCTTATAACGTGCGTGGTATTACTTCCATCGGACAGGGCGGCAACGCGCTCGTGCTCATCGATGGCGTGGAGGGCGATCCCAGCATGCTCAATCCTGCGGACGTTACCAGCGTCACCGTATTGAAAGACGCGGCCTCCGCTGCCATTTACGGCGCCCGCGGCGCCTTCGGCGTGGTATTGTTCACTACCAAAACACCGGTGAAAGACAAACTGAGCGTTACCTACTCCACCAACTACTCCCTGAAAAAGCCCACGACCGTGCCGGACGTGGTCAGCGACGGCTATGAATACGCCAAAAACTTCAACGAAGCCTGGACCGCCTGGAACGACTATTCACAGGTGCCACAGAATATCAATAAAACACAACCTTTCTCACAGGCCTACCTGGCTGCGCTGAAGGAACGTGCAGAAAACCCCGGCCTGCCGAAAACAATCGTCAACGGCGCAGGTAACTATGAATATTACGGCAACACCGACTGGTACGACCTGTTATATAAGGACCATACCAGCGCTACGGAACATAACCTCTCCGTTTCCGGCAGCAGCGGTAAAGCCAGCTATTACATCACCGGCAGGTATTATGGGCAGGAAGGCTTGTTCCGCTTTAATTCCGACGACTATAAGATGTACAACCTGCGGGCGAAGGGCGCCATCCAGCTGTTCCCTTTCCTGAATGTGTACAACAGCACCGAGTTCTCCAGCAGGGATTATCACAACCCGCTCAATGTGGGCGAAGGCGGCGGTATCTGGCGTAACCTTGCGGACGAAGGGCACCCCTCCTCCATGCTCTTTAACCCCGATGGCACCCTCACTTACTCCGCCGCCTATACGGTGGGTGATTTCTTCTATGGTAAAAATGGTATTGACCTGAACAAACAGGTGTTCAGAAACACTACCGGGTTCTCAGCAGATATATATAAGGACAAACTACGACTGAAAGGTGACTTCACCGTACAAAACACGGCCGATAATCAAAAACGTTTGCGCGTGCCCGTTCCCTACAGCAACGCGCCGGGGGCCATCGCTTACGTAGGTCTCGGTTATAATGATCTCATGATGAGTAATTATAATACCCTTTATCTGGCCTCCAATATCTATACAGAATATGAAACACGCTTTGGTGATGCCCATTACTTCAAAGCCATGGCTGGTTTCAACTATGAGCAGTCTACCTACAAAGGATTCTCTACCACCCGTAACGGCCTTGTGTACAGCGACGCTAAAGACATGAACCTCGCACTGGGCACCAATATCAACACTGCCGGCGGATATGAACGCTGGGCTATCATGGGTGAATTCTTCCGTTTGAACTACGCTTATAAAGACCGTTACCTGCTGGAAGTTAACGGCCGTTACGACGGATCGTCAAAGTTCCCTTCCAGCCAGCGCTACGCTTTCTTCCCTTCCGTATCTGCCGGCTGGCGTCTCTCCAAAGAAGCTTTCTGGCATCTTCCGGAAACAGCAATTTCCGATCTGAAGATCAGGGGCTCCTACGGTTCTCTCGGTAATGGTAATATCAAATCCTACGCCTTCCAGGAGAAGCTGGAGATCAAACAATCCGGCAGGGTGATCAACGGCGTGCGTCCGCAGCAGACTACCCAACCGGTAGTACTGCCCGACGGCCTCACCTGGGAAACGTCTACCACCCGCAACCTTGGCCTGGATGTGGCGGCGCTGAGCAATCGTCTCACTTTTACCGGTGACGTATACACGCGGGTAACAAAAAATATGTTCACCGTTGGCCAGACACTGCCGGCCGTTTTCGGGACAGAGGTGCCCAAAGGCAACTATGCTGATCTGAAAACCAACGGATGGGAAATTGCACTCGGCTGGCGCGATCAGTTCAACGTAGCCTCCAAACCGCTGCATTACAGCGTTAACGCCACTTTGGCCAACTATAGCGCAGTGATCACCAAATACAATAATACCAACGATAAGCTGACCGACTGGTATACCGGTAAAAAAGTAGGTGAAATATGGGGGTATGTCAATGATGGTTACTGGACACAGGAAAACTATAAGGCTGCTGCCAAAGCGCAGGCGCTCTTCAAGGCTTCCAACTCCGGCCAGTGGCTGCCCGGCGACATCCGGTTCAAAGACCTCAACGGCGACGGTATCATTAATAACGGCGCCAACACCCTGAGCAATCACGGCGATCTGACCATCATCGGCGATTCTCTGCCGCACTACACCTACGGCATCAACCTCAGCGCCGACTGGAACAATATCTTCTTCAGCGTTTTCTTCCAGGGCGTCGGCAAACAGGACTGGTGGCCCGGAGCAGAATCTGATGTTTTCTGGGGACAGTACAACAGGCCGTACAACTATATGCCTAAATCGCAGATCGGCAACATCTGGTCTGAAGACAACCAGGACGCTTACTTCCCGCGCTATCGTGGTTATGTGGCGCAGAACAGCGCCGGCGAGCTTAAAGCACAACAATCCAAATACCTCCAGAACGCAGCCTACATCCGCCTGAAAAATATACAGATCGGCTACAACCTGCCCAAGGCGCTGATTTCAAGAGCCAGGCTCAATGCTGCCAGGGTGTTCCTTTCTGCTGAAAACCTCTGGTCCTGGTCGCCGATGTACCGCATCACCCGTGATCTTGACGTGGAAAGCATCGGCCGCTCCGATACCGTTACAGATTCCGGTAACTCCGGCAACGGGAACAACTACCCCATCCTGAAAAGTTTCACGCTGGGCCTCAGTGTTACGCTTTGATCATCATCGCTTACTATTAAAAGGATAAACTATGCAACAATATAAGAACGCACTTTCCAAAAGGGTAACCTGGCTGGGGCTGGTGCTGACGGCATGGGTGCTCACCGGAAGTTGCTCCAAAAACCTGGACCAGGTACCGGTGGATACCGCCACCAAAGACGCCATCTTCGGTAGCGAAGACGGAATGAAACTCTATTCCAATTCTTTCTATGACGTACTGCCGGGTATCAACGATATCTATAAGGCAGATAATATGGCAGACTACAGCGCTGTTAACGCCGTGCCCGACTTCCTGCGCCAGGGCGCTTATACCTCCCGGACCGCCACCGGCTGGGACTGGAAGAACCTGCGTAACATCAACTATTTCATCGCCAACTGCAACAATCCCAAAATACCGCAGGCCGTCAGGAACAACTATCTCGGACTGGCCCGTTTCTTCCGCGCCTGGTTTTATTTCGATAAAGTGAAACGGTTTGGTAATGTGCCCTGGATCGGTAAACCATTTGAGGTAAACGACGAGAACCTGTATGCAGGCCGCGATCCGCGCACCCTCATCATGGACTCCGTAGTGGCCGACCTTGATTTTGCTGCTGCCAACATCGCGCTGGCCAACGACCCTACCTGTAGCCAGATCACTAAAAACGTAGTCCTCGGGTTTAAGTCAAGGGTATGCCTGTTTGAAGGAACTTTCCGGAGGTACCAGACATCCTACAACCTGATGGCGACCGCACCTGAATGGCTGAAAGCTGCGGCCACCGCTGCAAAGGCCGTGATGGACAGCAAAGCTTTCTCGCTGAACCAGGGCGGCGGCACTACCCAGTCCTACCGCCAGCTGTTTATCAGCAACGCGCCGGTAGCGGCAGAAGTAATGCTCGCCAATATCGCCAGCGCCAGCCTGGGGGTATTCAACGATGCCAACTGGTGGTACACCAGCTCTACCTATGGCGCACGCCTGAGCTTCACGCGTACGTTTATCAATACCTACCTGAATATCGACGGCACGCCCTTCACCAATATCAACCGCTATGACACGCTGCCTTTCCTTAAAGAAACACAGGGCCGCGATAAACGCCTGCAGCAGACGATCCGTATGAGCGGGTATACCCGCACCAGCAACGGCGCTACCATTGCGGCGCCTCCGGTATTTTCGTATGTCTATACAGGCTATATGCCGATCAAATGGAGCCTGGATGATACCTTCTTTGATAACGGCGCCAATAATACCAACGCGATCAGCCTGATGCGCTACGCTGAAATCCTGCTCAACTATGCCGAGGCGCAGGCCGAACTGGGCCTGCTGTCGGATGACGACTGGAGCAAAACAGTAGGCGCTTTGCGTGCACGCGCGGGTATTACCAGCGGAACAACAGCCAGACCGGTTACCGTAGACGCCTATATGAAAGCCAATTACTTCAATGACATCACAGACCCGTCGCTGATGGAAATCAGGAGAGAAAGAGGGATTGAGCTGGTGCTCGAAGGCTTCCGCTTCTATGATCTGGTAAGATGGAAAAAGGGTGATCTGCTGGCCAAATCATGGAACGGTATGTACGTGCCGGCGCTGGATGTGCCCATGGACCTCAACGGTGACGGGGTGAATGACGTATACTTCTACAAAACGCCGCCGGCCAATCAGCAGAAGGGGATTACCTATATCAACGTGTCGGAGATAGCCAACAACGTAACGAACCCACAGCAGCTGAGTAATGGCAATTCCGGTGAAATCCACTGGCTGGATAATGTACAGAAGGAATGGAAAGATTACAAGTATCTTTATCCTGTTCCTTATACAGACCTTCAGTTGAATCCCAGGCTGGGACAGAATCCTGGTTGGGAGGAATAGTTGATCATTTAAAAAAGTTTCTCATGAAGAAAGTTGTTTTCTCATTTTTGGCGACGTTGTTGTGGCTGGCGGAAACGGTAACGGCTCAACGGATAAACGTGGCCACCTACAATATGCGCAACGACAATAACAAAGAAGATTCATTGCGCGGAGACGGCTGGGGACAAAGGTTTCCAGTAATTGCCTCCCTGATCAGGTTTCATGACTTTGATATCTTCGGCACGCAGGAATGTTTGTACCATCAGTTGGTGAACGTCAAAGACAGCCTGCCTGGATACGATTTTATTGGCATTGGTCGTGATGATGGAAAACGTGCCGGTGAACATGCTGCGATCTTCTATAAAACAGGTCGTTTCCAGTTGCTGGGTCATGGCGATTTCTGGCTGTCTGCCGTTACCGACAGACCCAATAAAGGCTGGGATGCGGTACTGCCGCGGATTTGTTCCTGGGGGCAGTTTAAGGATAAAAAGACAGGCTTTGTGTTTTATTTCTTTAACCTGCATATGGACCATGTGGGCGTGGTAGCACGCGCCGAAAGCGCGAAGCTGGTGCTGGCCAAGGTGAAGGAAATTGCGGGCAATAAGCCAGCGTTGCTGACAGGCGATTTTAACGTGGACCAGCATAGCGAGTCTTATGGCGTTATCCACAACTCCGGTGTGATGAAGGATGCCTACGAGGTGACGGCAGTACGCTACGCGCTGAACGGAACATTCAATTCATTTAAAAGCGACAGCAAGACAGACAGCCGTATCGATCATATCTTCCTGACAAAACAGTTTAAGGTCAGCCGGTATGGCATACTCACGGACACTTATCGCAGTAAGCGTCCGGAAGAAGTTGCGGCAGATGCTGCTAATTTTCCCAAAGAGGTGAAGCTCTCGAAATACATTGCCAGAGAGCCATCAGACCATTTTCCGGTGATGGCCGTGCTGGAGTACGGAAAATAACCCCCTTTAACTGTCATAACGGGCCCGCCTACACGGCGGGCCCTGTTTGTGTAACCAGCCGCTTATGCAAAAGCACTTGTTTTTTCAGTTGCTGGTAGCCCTGTTTTTTTTCGGTGGCTGCAGGCCGGCGCCGGAAGATTATATGGACCCTGCTATCGGCAACATCGCCACGTTATTGAAACCTACCCGCCCGGTTATCCAGTTGCCCAACGAAATGGTCCGCGTATATCCGTTGAGGAGAGACGGCGCCGATGATCAGATAACCGGTTTCCCGCTACAGGTGGCAGCGCACAACGATGGAGCGCTGTTTATCATGAAGCCTTCTTCCAGGCCGCTTTCTCCTGCCGAATGGCAGCGTTGCTGTACTTATGACCCTGTACAGGAGGTGATACACCCCTGGTATTACAGCACGATGCTGATAGAAGACAGCATCCGCGTGGAGTTTGCGCCCGGAAGCAAAACAGGTGTGTATCGTTTTTCTTTTCCGGAAAATGCCGACCGTAAATTATTATTCACTGCCCCATTAAATTTTTCGGGAAATACGTTTACTGCCAGGACATTTTTTCATGGTGATGTTCCGGTGTACGTATATGGCAGATTTAATACAGCCATAACGGCAGGGCTCGTGTCAGATACTTTATCCTGTGTGCGGTTCCCGCACCGGAAAGAACGGGTTGTTGTTTTACAGTATGCTATTTCCTATGTCAGTACAACACAGGCAAAGCAGCATTTTCAAAAGGAAATGGAAGGGCGTGACATGGAAACAGTCATTGCAGAAGGTCGGGGCCGCTGGCATGCGGTGGCTACCCAGGTGCAGGTGGAAGGCGGCACTGTGGCGCAACGCCGGTCATTTTATACTGCATTGTACCGTTGTCATGAACGAATGGTCAATATCACCGAAGATGGTGTTTATTACAGCGGCTACAATAAGAAAGTCAACCTGGCCCGCCGGTCTTTTTATGTAGATGACGCCACATGGGACACTTATCAGGCGTTGCATCCGCTGCGCATGATCCTGCATCCGGAGCAGGAAGAGGATATGCTCGACGCTTATGTGACGATGTATGAACAAAGCGGATGGATGCCCACTTTTCCGCGGTTGTATGGAGACCATCCCTGCATGAATGGTTTTCACAGCACTGTTATTTTCCTGGATGCCTGGCGGAAGGGATTGAAAATACCGCGGATGGCGGCTGCTTACGAAGGCATGAGAAAAAATGCGCTCAGCGCAACGATGCTGCCCTGGCGGAACGGACCCGCCGGCGCGCTGGACAGCTTCTACCAGGCAAAGGGCTATTACCCGGCATTGCGGCCGGGCGATACCGAAACGGTGGCCGGAGTGCATCCGTTCGAAAAGCGGCAGGCGGTGGCAGTTACCCTGGGGCATAGTTATGACGACTGGGCGCTGTCGCAGCTGGCGGCGGACCTGCACCGGTATGACGATCAGCGGCTGTTCGCCGCACGCGCAGAAAATTTCCGGCGGCTGTGGCATGACAGCGTTCGTTTTTTTCTGCCGAAAGACAATGCCGGCAGGTGGATCATGATTGACCCTGCATGGGATGGCGGCCCTGGCGGCCGTGATTATTACGATGAGAACAATGGCTGGACTTATCTCTGGGCGGTACAGCATAATATCCCGGCGCTGGTCCGGCTGATGGGAGGCGAAAAAGCTTTTGAACGGCGGCTGGATGAGCTTTTCCATACGGTGCCGGCTATGCCGCGCTACGATTTCTGGCATCGTTTCCCGGATGCTACCGGCCTGGTTGGACAGTTTTCGATGGGCAATGAGCCGGGGTTTCACATCCCCTATCTGTACAACTATGTAGGAGCTGCATGGAAAACGCAACGGCAGGTGCGCATGCTGCTGGACCTGTGGTTTAAGGATAATGTGTTTGGTATTCCCGGAGATGAGGACGGCGGAGGGATGAGTGCGTTTGTGGTGTTTTCTTCATTGGGATTTTATCCTGTCACGCCGGGCGTGCCTGTTTATGCTATCGGGAGTCCGGTGTTCCGTAAGGCTACGATTCGGTTACCTCAAGGTAAGCGGTTTATATTGATTGCGCGGCATTGTTCGGAGGTGAATCAGTATATCCGGCGGGCGTGGCTGAACGGGGAGATATTGCATTCGCCTTTTTTCACGCATCAGCAGTTGATGGAAGGAGGCACGCTGGAGCTGGAGATGGGACCTTTCCCTGAGAGGCGCTGGGGTGCGAGTATTCATGCGCCGCTTTGCAGGTGATAGAAATGAAAAACCCCGCCCAAAAGAGCAGGGTCTGTCCTATTTATCCCTATACCTATGAAATACGAATTTAATTATTCAGTGACGGTGCCTGCATCATTCAACAGCACTGCTTTGTCTGCACCATTGTCCTGAATGTTTACTTTGTAGTAAGCAGCTACATCTGCTCTCTCAATTTTCCAGCCATCTTTTATGGTGGCTGCCGGATATTTTGCTTTCAGCGTACCAGCCACTGATTCCGGCAGAGTTTGTGCGTCATATGCGCTCCTGGTGGCAATCCATTTGCCATCCGCGTCATACTCTGCTATTGTTTGTATGTTGTCTTTATGGAAACTTACGCTCCAGTGGCCTGCACTTGTCTTCTTCCACTTGGCGTCTGTAGTTCCGGCAAAAGTTTGATCAAAAGAACTTTTAACTGCTGCAGGTGCTTCCACCTTTTTCGCAACTGTTTTTGTTTTCTTGCCTGATTTTTTTTGCTGTGCAAAAGTTATGCCGGAAGTGATCAATACTGCACAAAAAATTAACGTCAACTTTTTCATAAATCAAGATATGGTTTATCCGCGTTGGGTTAAATTACTGACTTAGGTTTTTTCAATTCTTCCTGGCAAAGAGCTAAAACAATGCCAAAAACGTAAAATAAATACTCTTTATTGTAAATTACTAAAAAAATGATGAAAAAAAATTCAAAACCGCCGTTTTTGGGAAAGTTGCCCCTTTAGGTGCCGTCGTATTTTCTTAACTTCGCACAATTTTAATCAATTATTGTCTAAATAACATCAAAGGGCGGGGAATTGTTTTATGTCCAGCAAATATCAGGAATATAACCAACTGAATTTACCTCAGATAGAGAAAGATATACTTCAGCAGTGGGAGCTTCAGCAGGCTTTCGAAAAAAGCGTGGAAGTACGGGATGGCGCAACGCCTTTCGTATTTTATGAAGGTCCTCCCAGCGCCAATGGTTTACCCGGTATTCACCACGTGATTTCGCGTACCCTGAAAGACCTGGTGTGCCGCTATAAAACCATGAAAGGTTTCCAGGTGAAACGCAAGGGCGGATGGGATACCCATGGCCTGCCGGTGGAACTGGGCGTGGAAAAGAGTCTGGGGATTACCAAAAAAGACATTGGTACAAAGATTTCAATTGCTGAATATAACGAGACCTGCCGTAAAGAAGTGCTGAAGTATAAGGACAAGTGGGACGATCTTACCCGTAAAATGGGTTATTGGGTAGACCTGAAAGATCCTTACATCACTTTCGATAATAAGTATATTGAAACACTTTGGTGGTGCCTGCAGACACTATATAAAAAAGGATTTTTATATAAAAGCGTAAGCATTCAGCCTTACTCTCCTGCTGCAGGGACCGGACTTAGCTCCGCAGAGCTGAACCAGCCTGGGACGTACAAAAATGTAAAGGACACCACCATCGTGGCCATGTTTAAGGCCAGGAAAGCAGAGAATTCCCAATTCCTTTTTGAGGCTGCTGGCTCCGATGAGGTCTTTTTCCTGGCCTGGACCACTACTCCCTGGACGTTACCGTCCAACCTGGGCCTGACTGTAGGCGCCAACATAGAATATGTACTGGTAAGCACTTTCAACCAATACACGCACCAGCCGGTGAACGTGGTGATGGCAAAAGTGCTGCTGGGTAAATACTTTAAGGCAGAAGGTGAAAATGCAGATTTCGCAGCCTATAAGGAAGGCGACAAGGTAATTCCCTGGAAAATACTGACCAGCTTTAAAGGCAGCCAGCTGGAGAACATCCGTTACGAACAACTGCTGCCCTTTGCACAGCCGGAAGAAGGCGATCCTTTCCGCGTGATCATCGGCGACTTTGTGACCACGGAAGACGGTACCGGTATCGTACATACCGCTCCTGCTTTCGGTGCGGATGACAACCGTGTCGGGAAAAAATACGGCATCGGTATCCTGACGCTGGTGGACCGTGAAGGCAAGTTCACCGATAATGTAGGTGAATTTTCCGGCAGATATGTGAAAAATTATAAAGATGATCCGGATTACAAAGATGTGGATGTTGACATCGCAGTGAAGCTGAAGAAAGAGAACCGGGCCTTTAAAGTAGAAAAATACGAACACACTTATCCTCACTGCTGGCGTACTGACAAGCCGGTATTATATTACCCGCTGGATGCCTGGTTCATTAAGACCACCGCGATGAAAGACCGGATGGTGGAACTGAACAAGACGATCAACTGGAAACCGGCCTTCACCGGTACCGGCCGTTTTGGCAACTGGCTGGAGAACATGGTAGACTGGAACCTGAGCCGCAGCCGCTACTGGGGTACGCCTTTGCCTATCTGGCGTACCGAAGATGGCAGTGAAGAAAAATGCATTGGCAGCATAGAGGAGTTAAATACAGAAATCCGGAAAGCCAACGAAGTGCTGGGTGGGGACATCAACAAATCCTACCTGCATGAAGGTATCCTCGATTTACACAAACCTTACGTGGATGATATCATTCTTGTAAGTGATTCCGGTAAGCCCATGAAACGGGAACCTGATCTGGTGGATGTTTGGTTCGACAGTGGTGCAATGCCCTACGCGCAATGGCACTATCCGTTTGAAAACAGAGATTTGGTAGAGACCGGTAAAGCGTTCCCGGCTGATTTTATTGCTGAAGGCGTGGACCAGACCAGGGGATGGTTCTATACCCTCCATGTGCTGGGTGCGATGCTATTTGATAGTGTTGCATATAAAACAGTGGTTTCCAATGGATTGGTACTTGACAGCCAGGGCAATAAAATGAGCAAGCGGCTGGGCAACGTAGTAAACCCGTTTGAAACTATTGAGCAGTACGGAGCAGACCCCACCCGCTGGTACCTGATCACTAATGCTTCCCCATGGGACAGCCTCAAGTTCGACGTCAAAGGTATCGGCGAGGCACAGCGCAAGCTCTTCGGTACGTTGTACAATACTTATAACTTCTTCGCTATGTATGCCAACCTTGATAAGTTTACATACAGCGAAGCTTACATCCCCCTGCAGGACCGTCCGGAAATTGACCGCTGGATCATCTCCGTACTGAACTCCCTGGTTCGGGATGTAACCGCCTATTTTGATGATTATGAGCCTACTCAGGCGGGCAGGGCTATTGAGAACTTTGTGGATGAGCACCTGAGCAACTGGTATGTGCGGTTATGCCGCCGCCGGTTCTGGAAAGGTGATTATGGCCATGACAAAATCAGCGCCTACCAGACATTATACGAATGTTTGGAAAAAATTACACAATTGATGGCCCCGGTTTCCCCATTCTTCACAGACTGGATGTTTAATAACCTGAACCGAGTTAGCGGACGCTTCAATGTGCAATCCGTCCACCACACTGATTTTCCGGTGTCCGACGCGGCCGCTATCGATGCCGGTCTGGAAGAAAGAATGCAGTTGGCCCAGGATATTTCCTCGCTGGTATTATCCTTGCGTAAGAAGGTGAACATCAAAGTGAGGCAGCCCCTGCAGAAGATATTGATTCCTGTTTCCGGCAGCCACATGAAGGAGCAGGTGGAAAAGGTGGAAGATCTGATAAAAAGTGAGGTAAATGTCAAAGGGATTGATTATCTTACCGAAACGGGCGGTTTTATCAAGAAAAAGATTAAACCGAACTTCAAATCGCTCGGTAGCAAAATGGGCGCGAAGATGAAAGCTGTAGCTGCGG encodes:
- a CDS encoding SusC/RagA family TonB-linked outer membrane protein, producing MKRWLYMLLLLSYAYGSSAQSLPLKGRVLDEGGQPLPGVTVKVLGTSSGTSTDPKGDFSLNTPAGARLVFSFVGYRPDTVPVGNQTFIQVSLKTNVSSLSDVVVVGYGTQKKVNLTGAVTQVSAKALENRPLPNLSQGLQGVVPNLNLVPGDGKPTQAPAYNVRGITSIGQGGNALVLIDGVEGDPSMLNPADVTSVTVLKDAASAAIYGARGAFGVVLFTTKTPVKDKLSVTYSTNYSLKKPTTVPDVVSDGYEYAKNFNEAWTAWNDYSQVPQNINKTQPFSQAYLAALKERAENPGLPKTIVNGAGNYEYYGNTDWYDLLYKDHTSATEHNLSVSGSSGKASYYITGRYYGQEGLFRFNSDDYKMYNLRAKGAIQLFPFLNVYNSTEFSSRDYHNPLNVGEGGGIWRNLADEGHPSSMLFNPDGTLTYSAAYTVGDFFYGKNGIDLNKQVFRNTTGFSADIYKDKLRLKGDFTVQNTADNQKRLRVPVPYSNAPGAIAYVGLGYNDLMMSNYNTLYLASNIYTEYETRFGDAHYFKAMAGFNYEQSTYKGFSTTRNGLVYSDAKDMNLALGTNINTAGGYERWAIMGEFFRLNYAYKDRYLLEVNGRYDGSSKFPSSQRYAFFPSVSAGWRLSKEAFWHLPETAISDLKIRGSYGSLGNGNIKSYAFQEKLEIKQSGRVINGVRPQQTTQPVVLPDGLTWETSTTRNLGLDVAALSNRLTFTGDVYTRVTKNMFTVGQTLPAVFGTEVPKGNYADLKTNGWEIALGWRDQFNVASKPLHYSVNATLANYSAVITKYNNTNDKLTDWYTGKKVGEIWGYVNDGYWTQENYKAAAKAQALFKASNSGQWLPGDIRFKDLNGDGIINNGANTLSNHGDLTIIGDSLPHYTYGINLSADWNNIFFSVFFQGVGKQDWWPGAESDVFWGQYNRPYNYMPKSQIGNIWSEDNQDAYFPRYRGYVAQNSAGELKAQQSKYLQNAAYIRLKNIQIGYNLPKALISRARLNAARVFLSAENLWSWSPMYRITRDLDVESIGRSDTVTDSGNSGNGNNYPILKSFTLGLSVTL
- a CDS encoding RagB/SusD family nutrient uptake outer membrane protein, whose translation is MQQYKNALSKRVTWLGLVLTAWVLTGSCSKNLDQVPVDTATKDAIFGSEDGMKLYSNSFYDVLPGINDIYKADNMADYSAVNAVPDFLRQGAYTSRTATGWDWKNLRNINYFIANCNNPKIPQAVRNNYLGLARFFRAWFYFDKVKRFGNVPWIGKPFEVNDENLYAGRDPRTLIMDSVVADLDFAAANIALANDPTCSQITKNVVLGFKSRVCLFEGTFRRYQTSYNLMATAPEWLKAAATAAKAVMDSKAFSLNQGGGTTQSYRQLFISNAPVAAEVMLANIASASLGVFNDANWWYTSSTYGARLSFTRTFINTYLNIDGTPFTNINRYDTLPFLKETQGRDKRLQQTIRMSGYTRTSNGATIAAPPVFSYVYTGYMPIKWSLDDTFFDNGANNTNAISLMRYAEILLNYAEAQAELGLLSDDDWSKTVGALRARAGITSGTTARPVTVDAYMKANYFNDITDPSLMEIRRERGIELVLEGFRFYDLVRWKKGDLLAKSWNGMYVPALDVPMDLNGDGVNDVYFYKTPPANQQKGITYINVSEIANNVTNPQQLSNGNSGEIHWLDNVQKEWKDYKYLYPVPYTDLQLNPRLGQNPGWEE
- a CDS encoding endonuclease/exonuclease/phosphatase family protein yields the protein MKKVVFSFLATLLWLAETVTAQRINVATYNMRNDNNKEDSLRGDGWGQRFPVIASLIRFHDFDIFGTQECLYHQLVNVKDSLPGYDFIGIGRDDGKRAGEHAAIFYKTGRFQLLGHGDFWLSAVTDRPNKGWDAVLPRICSWGQFKDKKTGFVFYFFNLHMDHVGVVARAESAKLVLAKVKEIAGNKPALLTGDFNVDQHSESYGVIHNSGVMKDAYEVTAVRYALNGTFNSFKSDSKTDSRIDHIFLTKQFKVSRYGILTDTYRSKRPEEVAADAANFPKEVKLSKYIAREPSDHFPVMAVLEYGK
- a CDS encoding GH92 family glycosyl hydrolase, whose translation is MQKHLFFQLLVALFFFGGCRPAPEDYMDPAIGNIATLLKPTRPVIQLPNEMVRVYPLRRDGADDQITGFPLQVAAHNDGALFIMKPSSRPLSPAEWQRCCTYDPVQEVIHPWYYSTMLIEDSIRVEFAPGSKTGVYRFSFPENADRKLLFTAPLNFSGNTFTARTFFHGDVPVYVYGRFNTAITAGLVSDTLSCVRFPHRKERVVVLQYAISYVSTTQAKQHFQKEMEGRDMETVIAEGRGRWHAVATQVQVEGGTVAQRRSFYTALYRCHERMVNITEDGVYYSGYNKKVNLARRSFYVDDATWDTYQALHPLRMILHPEQEEDMLDAYVTMYEQSGWMPTFPRLYGDHPCMNGFHSTVIFLDAWRKGLKIPRMAAAYEGMRKNALSATMLPWRNGPAGALDSFYQAKGYYPALRPGDTETVAGVHPFEKRQAVAVTLGHSYDDWALSQLAADLHRYDDQRLFAARAENFRRLWHDSVRFFLPKDNAGRWIMIDPAWDGGPGGRDYYDENNGWTYLWAVQHNIPALVRLMGGEKAFERRLDELFHTVPAMPRYDFWHRFPDATGLVGQFSMGNEPGFHIPYLYNYVGAAWKTQRQVRMLLDLWFKDNVFGIPGDEDGGGMSAFVVFSSLGFYPVTPGVPVYAIGSPVFRKATIRLPQGKRFILIARHCSEVNQYIRRAWLNGEILHSPFFTHQQLMEGGTLELEMGPFPERRWGASIHAPLCR
- a CDS encoding PepSY-like domain-containing protein, producing MKKLTLIFCAVLITSGITFAQQKKSGKKTKTVAKKVEAPAAVKSSFDQTFAGTTDAKWKKTSAGHWSVSFHKDNIQTIAEYDADGKWIATRSAYDAQTLPESVAGTLKAKYPAATIKDGWKIERADVAAYYKVNIQDNGADKAVLLNDAGTVTE